One genomic window of Xanthobacter dioxanivorans includes the following:
- the virB5 gene encoding P-type DNA transfer protein VirB5 has protein sequence MAKRTTLLATAAALLISASSAHAQGIPVIDQAALAKQLESIAQLKSQLDTLNQQLQQAQQLYGSLNKLTNMADVASVLNDPSIRKALPQDFNAIESLLNGAGSGAFGDSASKFLQSNSTYQTSANDFYAQELSRIQNKNAGQMSLGQQIYDAATKRIEGIDQLRQQISSAGTSKDVADLQARLQAEAAFLQIDVVRMQGLRMVQQAQAQVDDQRKAEDWRRRVDTMRAALP, from the coding sequence ATGGCAAAACGAACCACGCTGCTGGCGACCGCGGCCGCGCTTCTCATCTCCGCCAGTTCGGCCCACGCGCAGGGCATTCCGGTGATCGACCAGGCGGCCCTGGCCAAGCAGCTGGAGAGCATCGCGCAGCTCAAATCCCAGCTCGACACCTTGAACCAGCAGCTCCAGCAGGCGCAGCAGCTCTATGGCTCGTTGAACAAGCTGACGAACATGGCCGACGTCGCCAGCGTGCTCAACGACCCCTCGATCCGCAAGGCGCTGCCCCAGGATTTTAATGCGATCGAAAGCCTGCTGAACGGTGCGGGCTCAGGCGCCTTCGGGGATTCCGCCTCGAAGTTCCTGCAGTCCAATTCCACCTATCAGACCAGCGCGAATGATTTCTACGCGCAGGAGCTGTCCCGAATCCAAAACAAGAACGCCGGCCAGATGAGCCTTGGCCAGCAGATTTACGATGCAGCCACGAAGCGGATCGAGGGAATCGATCAGCTCCGGCAGCAGATCTCGTCGGCCGGCACCTCGAAGGACGTAGCCGATCTGCAGGCGCGGCTTCAGGCGGAGGCGGCGTTCCTTCAGATCGATGTGGTGCGCATGCAGGGCCTGCGCATGGTGCAGCAGGCCCAGGCCCAGGTGGACGACCAGCGCAAGGCCGAGGACTGGCGCCGGCGCGTCGATACGATGAGGGCGGCGCTGCCATGA
- a CDS encoding CoA transferase, giving the protein MAMPLGDIRIIELGHVIAGPLAAALLTDFGAEVIKIEAPGRGDMMRELWPNTKLAGRDS; this is encoded by the coding sequence ATGGCGATGCCGCTCGGCGATATTCGGATCATTGAACTTGGCCATGTGATCGCAGGGCCGCTGGCGGCAGCACTTCTTACGGATTTCGGTGCCGAGGTGATCAAGATCGAAGCCCCCGGCCGGGGTGACATGATGCGCGAACTTTGGCCTAATACCAAGCTCGCGGGTCGTGACTCTTGA
- the istA gene encoding IS21 family transposase: MKSGFRRRVEPDWASLACELKRPGVNLMVLWEEYRDAHPDGYGYSRFCDLFREFERRLSPTMRQDHPAGDKVFVDYSGKKLSIVDRTTGVVREAEIFVAVLGASNYTYAEATWTQTLPDWIEAHVRMFRFLGGVPRLVVPDNLKSGVQRASFYDPEINRSYGMMAAHYGVGVLPARPRKPRDKAKVEAGVRFAQSYILGRLRRQTFFSLAEANAAIAAMVERINAHVMRRLGVSRRHLFETVERPVLALLPDADYQFAEWRLARVSLDYHVEFDGFFYSVPHGLIREQVDIRATTRTIELFHRGQRIAAHQRRHGGRRHGTDPDHMPSAHRRYAEWTPERFRRWGASIGPNTEGLVIAILANRPHPEQGFRTCLGILRLFKDIAPERAEIVAARAVAIGALTYKSISAIIANRTDRKTPTDDVVIDHPNLRGPGYFH, encoded by the coding sequence GTGAAGAGCGGCTTCCGCCGCCGCGTCGAGCCGGACTGGGCCTCTCTCGCCTGCGAGCTGAAGCGGCCCGGCGTCAACCTGATGGTGCTCTGGGAGGAGTACCGCGACGCTCATCCCGACGGCTATGGCTACAGCCGCTTCTGCGACCTGTTCCGGGAGTTCGAACGCCGCCTGTCACCGACCATGCGCCAGGATCATCCAGCCGGCGACAAGGTCTTCGTCGACTACTCCGGCAAGAAGCTCTCGATCGTCGATCGGACCACCGGCGTCGTGCGGGAGGCCGAGATCTTCGTCGCCGTGCTGGGCGCCTCGAACTACACCTATGCCGAGGCGACCTGGACGCAGACGCTGCCCGACTGGATCGAGGCCCATGTCCGGATGTTCCGCTTCCTCGGCGGCGTGCCGCGCCTCGTCGTGCCCGATAACCTGAAGTCCGGCGTCCAGAGAGCCTCGTTCTACGATCCCGAGATCAACCGCAGCTACGGGATGATGGCCGCCCATTACGGCGTCGGCGTTCTTCCGGCCCGCCCGCGCAAGCCCCGCGACAAGGCGAAGGTCGAGGCCGGCGTGCGCTTCGCCCAGAGCTATATCCTCGGGCGGCTGCGCCGGCAGACCTTCTTCTCGCTGGCCGAGGCGAACGCCGCGATCGCCGCCATGGTGGAGCGCATCAACGCCCACGTCATGCGCAGGCTCGGCGTCAGCCGCCGGCATCTGTTCGAGACCGTCGAACGGCCCGTGCTGGCGCTGCTACCGGACGCCGACTACCAGTTCGCGGAATGGCGCCTGGCGCGGGTTTCCCTCGATTATCATGTCGAGTTCGACGGCTTCTTCTACTCGGTGCCCCATGGCCTGATCCGCGAGCAGGTCGATATCCGCGCCACGACCCGGACGATCGAACTGTTCCACCGGGGCCAGCGCATCGCCGCCCACCAGCGTCGCCATGGCGGGCGCCGGCATGGCACAGATCCCGATCACATGCCCAGCGCGCATCGGCGCTACGCCGAGTGGACGCCCGAGCGCTTCCGGCGCTGGGGCGCCTCGATCGGCCCCAACACCGAGGGGCTCGTCATCGCCATCCTGGCCAACCGGCCCCATCCCGAACAGGGCTTCCGCACCTGCCTGGGCATCCTGCGCCTGTTCAAGGATATCGCGCCCGAACGCGCCGAGATCGTCGCCGCCCGCGCCGTCGCCATCGGCGCGCTCACCTACAAGAGCATCAGCGCGATCATCGCCAACAGGACCGATCGCAAAACGCCGACGGACGACGTCGTCATCGACCACCCCAATCTCCGCGGCCCCGGCTACTTCCATTGA
- the istB gene encoding IS21-like element helper ATPase IstB, which translates to MLIHPTLDLLTSLGLHGMAKGFRDLEAQPEASRLEHAEWLALLLEQEKTQRQQKRFESRARAARLRHAASVEDVDYRAVRGLDRALFLKLAAGDWIRSRHNLLITGPCGVGKSWLSCALGHKACREDFSVAYHRVPRLLAALALARGDGRYTRMLRAIARLDLLILDDWGPEPLDAEQRRDLLEIVEDRYEARSIIVTSQLPVDRWYELIGNPTIADAILDRLVHNAYRIDLKGESLRKTKQSTIAHPAA; encoded by the coding sequence ATGCTGATCCATCCCACCCTCGATCTGCTCACCAGCCTCGGGCTCCACGGCATGGCCAAGGGCTTCCGCGATCTCGAGGCCCAGCCCGAGGCCAGCCGTCTCGAACATGCCGAATGGCTCGCGCTGCTGCTCGAACAGGAGAAGACGCAGCGCCAGCAGAAGCGCTTCGAAAGCCGCGCCCGCGCCGCCAGATTGCGTCATGCCGCCAGCGTCGAGGACGTCGATTATCGCGCTGTCCGCGGGCTCGACCGCGCGCTCTTCCTCAAGCTCGCCGCCGGCGACTGGATCCGCTCACGGCACAATCTCCTGATCACCGGCCCCTGCGGAGTCGGCAAGAGCTGGCTCTCCTGCGCGCTGGGCCACAAGGCCTGCCGGGAAGACTTCTCCGTCGCCTATCACCGCGTGCCGCGTCTCCTGGCAGCCCTGGCGCTGGCGCGTGGCGACGGGCGCTACACCCGAATGCTGCGCGCCATCGCCCGCCTCGATCTGCTCATCCTCGACGACTGGGGACCCGAGCCCCTCGATGCCGAGCAGCGTCGCGACCTGCTCGAAATCGTCGAGGATCGATACGAGGCGCGCTCGATCATCGTAACCAGCCAGCTGCCCGTCGATCGCTGGTACGAGCTCATCGGCAATCCCACCATCGCCGACGCCATCCTCGACCGGCTCGTCCACAACGCCTACCGAATCGACCTCAAGGGCGAGAGCCTGCGAAAGACCAAGCAGAGCACCATCGCTCACCCCGCCGCTTGA
- a CDS encoding VirB4 family type IV secretion/conjugal transfer ATPase, giving the protein MPSVAIIKARELEPETFIPYVRHVDETTIALDSRALMVMIALDGVSFETADPLDLNGLHRDLNTLYRNLADERLALWAHIIRRRDNDYPDGAFTNPFSATLNAKYRARMVEEDLFRNDLYLTLLWYPTRDPAEKMTKILSRLRRARRAGRELDEEALKQLHDKVTDVTAGLKRFQPRVLSLYEHDGLLFSEPSEVLHQIIGGRRERVPLTEGRVSSAIYSDRVIIGRETVEIRHEAETRYAGVFSFKEYPARTRPGMLAGILTTPFELILTQSFAFASKADARIILGRKQNQMVSAGDKASSQVEELDGALDDLESNRFVLGEHHLTLSVFATSVKGLTDNLAKARSHLTNGGAVVAREDLGLEAAWWAQLPGNFRYRARSGAITSRNFAALSPFHSYPVGRKDGNEWGPAVAMLKTASGSPFYFNFHHGDVGNTFVCGPSGSGKTVILNFMLSQLEKHDPHMVFFDKDRGADLFVRAAGGTYLPLKNGTPTGCAPLKGLELTPGNKVFLAQWIAKLVGIRSRELSVSELRDIAGAIDGLADLPIQRRTIGALRTFLNNTDPEGIAARLRRWERGGPLGWVFDNETDDIGIGAKFLGYDMTDFLDNEEIRTPLMAYLFHRVEQLIDGRRIIIVIDEFWKALLDEGFRDLAQNKLKTIRKQGGLMLFATQSPRDAIASPIAHTIIEQCPTQIFMPNPRGSHADYVEGFKLTEREYQLIARELSPDSRRFIVKQGHNSVVAELNLTGFDDELAVLSGRTANVELADAIRAEVGSGREDWLALFQQRRSPG; this is encoded by the coding sequence TTGCCTAGCGTCGCCATCATCAAAGCCCGCGAGCTCGAGCCCGAAACCTTCATCCCGTATGTCCGCCACGTGGACGAGACGACGATCGCGCTCGATTCCCGAGCGCTGATGGTCATGATCGCCCTTGACGGCGTGTCGTTCGAGACCGCCGATCCGCTCGACCTCAACGGTCTTCACCGCGACCTCAACACCCTCTACCGCAATCTCGCCGACGAACGCCTTGCGCTGTGGGCCCACATCATCCGCCGCCGCGACAACGACTATCCCGATGGAGCGTTCACCAATCCCTTCTCCGCGACCCTGAACGCAAAATATCGCGCCCGCATGGTGGAGGAGGATCTGTTTCGCAACGATCTCTATCTGACCCTGCTCTGGTATCCAACCCGCGATCCCGCTGAGAAAATGACGAAGATCCTGTCCCGCCTTCGCAGGGCGCGCAGGGCGGGACGGGAGCTCGACGAAGAAGCGCTAAAGCAGCTCCACGACAAGGTCACCGACGTGACCGCCGGCCTCAAGCGTTTCCAGCCGCGGGTGCTTTCTCTCTACGAGCACGACGGCCTCCTGTTTTCCGAGCCGAGCGAGGTGCTGCACCAGATCATCGGAGGTCGGCGGGAGCGGGTGCCCCTCACGGAGGGGCGGGTTTCATCTGCGATCTATTCCGACCGCGTCATCATTGGGCGTGAGACGGTGGAGATCCGCCATGAGGCCGAGACCCGATATGCGGGTGTGTTCAGCTTCAAGGAATATCCCGCCCGCACGAGGCCCGGCATGCTCGCCGGCATCCTCACCACGCCGTTCGAACTCATCCTGACGCAGTCCTTCGCTTTTGCCTCGAAGGCCGATGCCCGGATCATTCTCGGACGCAAGCAGAACCAGATGGTGAGCGCCGGCGACAAGGCGAGCTCGCAGGTCGAAGAACTCGATGGCGCGCTGGATGATCTGGAATCCAACCGCTTCGTGCTGGGCGAACATCACCTCACGCTGTCGGTCTTCGCCACGTCGGTGAAGGGCCTCACCGACAACCTCGCGAAGGCCCGTTCTCACCTGACCAACGGTGGGGCCGTTGTGGCGCGCGAGGATCTCGGTCTCGAAGCCGCCTGGTGGGCACAGCTGCCGGGCAACTTCCGCTACCGGGCCCGCTCTGGCGCGATCACGTCGCGCAACTTCGCTGCGCTGTCACCCTTTCATTCCTATCCGGTGGGCAGGAAGGACGGCAATGAGTGGGGGCCGGCCGTCGCCATGCTCAAGACGGCCTCCGGCTCGCCGTTCTATTTCAACTTCCACCACGGCGACGTCGGCAACACCTTCGTGTGCGGCCCCTCTGGATCCGGCAAGACCGTTATCCTGAACTTCATGCTCTCGCAGCTCGAGAAGCACGATCCTCACATGGTGTTTTTCGACAAGGACCGTGGCGCCGATCTCTTCGTGCGGGCCGCAGGCGGGACGTATCTGCCTCTGAAGAACGGAACGCCGACCGGCTGCGCGCCGCTGAAGGGACTCGAGCTCACACCAGGGAACAAGGTGTTCCTCGCGCAATGGATCGCAAAGCTCGTGGGGATCAGATCGCGCGAGCTCTCGGTCAGCGAGCTGCGCGACATTGCGGGCGCCATCGATGGGCTCGCGGACCTGCCTATCCAGCGACGCACCATCGGCGCGCTCCGTACCTTCCTCAACAACACCGACCCTGAGGGGATCGCCGCTCGGCTGCGGCGGTGGGAGAGGGGAGGGCCGCTGGGCTGGGTCTTCGACAATGAGACCGACGACATCGGCATCGGTGCCAAGTTCCTCGGCTACGACATGACGGACTTCCTCGACAACGAGGAGATCCGCACGCCGCTCATGGCTTATCTGTTTCACCGGGTGGAGCAGCTGATCGACGGGCGCCGCATCATCATCGTCATCGACGAGTTCTGGAAGGCACTGCTGGACGAGGGGTTTCGCGACCTCGCCCAGAACAAGCTCAAGACCATCCGGAAGCAGGGCGGCCTAATGCTATTCGCGACGCAGAGCCCGCGCGACGCCATCGCCTCGCCGATCGCCCACACCATCATCGAGCAGTGCCCGACCCAGATCTTCATGCCGAACCCACGCGGCAGCCACGCCGATTACGTGGAAGGCTTCAAGCTCACCGAGCGGGAATATCAGCTCATCGCGCGCGAGCTGTCCCCGGACAGCCGTCGCTTCATCGTCAAGCAGGGGCACAACAGCGTCGTTGCCGAGCTGAACCTCACCGGCTTCGACGACGAGCTCGCCGTCCTCTCCGGCCGCACCGCCAATGTCGAGCTGGCGGACGCGATCCGAGCGGAGGTCGGCAGCGGCCGGGAGGACTGGCTCGCACTGTTTCAGCAAAGAAGGAGCCCCGGCTGA
- a CDS encoding type IV secretion system protein has protein sequence MYQVFSFLDDQFKAPLENFISSGTSGIASWVTGPLTVALTLYVVIYGFLVLRGSIPEPIMEFAFRAMKLAIILMLVQNASNYQTYVTKVFFEDLPTEISGALNTGSAPSASAFDSLLDKGQKSANDIWAKGSWPVDVLTGAAGLVVIVMTFIVAAIGYVVSLYARVALAIVLAIGPIFVALAMFQSTRRFTEAWIGQMANFVILQVLVIAVGALLVTCLDATFATMDSYADVLMRPIALGAIALASLYVFYQLPGIASALAAGGASLTYGYGTARDAHESTVARSTRRAARAIGRGIRAAGGSARSGGAS, from the coding sequence ATGTACCAGGTCTTCTCGTTCCTCGACGACCAGTTCAAGGCCCCGCTCGAGAACTTCATCAGCTCGGGGACTTCGGGCATCGCCTCCTGGGTGACGGGGCCGCTGACCGTCGCCCTGACGCTCTACGTTGTCATCTACGGCTTCCTCGTCCTGCGCGGCTCGATCCCCGAGCCCATCATGGAGTTCGCGTTCCGGGCGATGAAGCTGGCCATCATCCTGATGCTCGTGCAGAACGCGTCCAACTATCAGACTTACGTCACGAAGGTGTTCTTCGAGGACCTGCCCACCGAGATCTCCGGGGCTCTCAACACGGGGTCGGCGCCGAGCGCCTCGGCTTTCGATTCCCTCCTCGACAAGGGCCAGAAATCAGCGAACGACATCTGGGCGAAAGGGTCTTGGCCCGTCGACGTCTTGACCGGCGCCGCCGGGCTGGTGGTCATCGTCATGACCTTCATCGTCGCTGCGATCGGCTATGTGGTGTCGCTTTATGCGCGGGTCGCGCTCGCGATCGTCCTGGCCATAGGTCCGATCTTCGTCGCCCTGGCCATGTTCCAGTCGACCCGCCGGTTCACCGAGGCGTGGATCGGCCAGATGGCCAACTTCGTCATCCTGCAGGTCCTCGTCATCGCAGTCGGGGCGCTGCTGGTGACCTGCCTCGATGCCACGTTCGCGACCATGGACTCCTATGCCGACGTGCTGATGCGGCCGATCGCGCTCGGGGCCATCGCGCTCGCCTCGCTGTACGTCTTCTACCAGCTCCCGGGGATCGCGTCCGCGCTGGCGGCAGGCGGGGCTTCACTGACCTATGGCTACGGCACCGCCCGCGATGCCCATGAGAGCACGGTCGCCCGGAGCACAAGACGCGCCGCACGCGCCATCGGCCGCGGCATCCGCGCCGCTGGCGGCAGCGCCCGATCGGGCGGAGCAAGCTGA
- the virB11 gene encoding P-type DNA transfer ATPase VirB11: MTEGADVGVVRDLLFPLAQFLRDETLYEIVINRPGVVLTEGPGGWRTHEAPDLTFEKLMRLARAVASYSHQSIDESHPLLSATLPDEHRIQIVIPPATPKGTVSITLRNPSAVTLTLDDLETAGLFSEVSPVADELSAADARLLDLYQAGSYMPFLREAVLARKNIIISGATRSGKTTLSKALIRHIPEDERLITIEDTPELVIPQDNHVRLFYSKDGQGLAKIGAKELLEASLRMRPDRVLLQELRDGTAFYYIRNVNSGHPGSITTVHADSARLALEQLTLLVKESDGGHDLDRSDIRDLLKIAIDVIVQCKRISGKFRVTEIYFDPHQDSDANG; encoded by the coding sequence GTGACGGAAGGGGCAGATGTCGGCGTCGTTCGCGACCTGCTTTTCCCCCTCGCGCAATTCCTCCGCGACGAGACGCTCTACGAGATCGTCATCAACCGCCCGGGCGTCGTCCTCACCGAAGGTCCCGGCGGCTGGCGCACGCACGAAGCGCCGGATCTCACATTCGAGAAGCTGATGCGCCTTGCGCGCGCCGTGGCGAGCTATTCACACCAGTCCATCGATGAGTCCCATCCCCTGCTCTCGGCCACCCTGCCCGACGAGCACCGCATCCAGATCGTCATCCCGCCCGCCACCCCCAAAGGCACGGTGAGCATCACGCTCCGCAATCCCTCCGCGGTCACGCTGACGCTGGACGATCTCGAAACCGCCGGCCTTTTCTCGGAAGTCAGCCCGGTCGCCGACGAACTCTCGGCAGCCGACGCCAGGCTGCTCGATCTATATCAAGCCGGCAGCTACATGCCGTTCCTGCGGGAGGCGGTGCTCGCCCGGAAGAACATCATCATTTCGGGTGCGACGAGGTCAGGCAAGACGACGCTCTCGAAGGCTCTGATCCGGCACATCCCGGAAGACGAGAGGCTCATCACCATCGAGGACACGCCCGAGCTCGTGATCCCGCAAGATAACCATGTGCGGCTGTTTTATTCGAAGGACGGGCAGGGGCTCGCCAAGATCGGAGCGAAGGAGCTGTTGGAGGCTTCCCTGCGCATGCGCCCGGACCGCGTCCTGCTGCAGGAACTCCGCGACGGCACCGCCTTCTACTACATCCGCAATGTCAATTCCGGCCATCCCGGCTCGATCACCACTGTGCACGCGGATTCGGCTCGATTGGCGCTCGAGCAGCTCACGCTGCTGGTGAAGGAATCAGACGGCGGGCATGACCTCGACCGAAGCGACATCCGGGATCTTCTGAAGATCGCAATCGACGTCATCGTTCAGTGTAAACGCATAAGCGGGAAATTTCGGGTGACGGAGATCTATTTCGACCCCCACCAAGATAGCGACGCGAACGGGTAG
- the virB10 gene encoding type IV secretion system protein VirB10, with protein MADEIESGVPGERGQAVTGRRQDNPLLKRGAVVLAVIAFVAFALWSMRDRGPQTENEKPERVVIRQATDFEPARQPAAPPAAPQVQLPTPVVVPQAAPAEDPLLDAARRAPVMAFGAQRGPQNRQQASGVPADASSNYVPLNGRGGGFNGPGENEDQRFGRMMTPTHLEGSRAGTLGNRDFIIAMGTSIPCVLETALSSDQPGFASCVINRDVLSDNGRVVMMEKGTQVVGEYRGGLRRGQARLFVLWNRAKTPKGVIITLASPATDALGRAGMDGYVDTHWWERFGSALLLSIVGDAANYAQGQLQQGDIQVQNSANAGQQAAAIAVEQSINIPPTLEKHQGELVSIFVARDLDFSGVYGLRVIEPRKTIYDRGVLGDLSRRSKLVTK; from the coding sequence ATGGCGGACGAAATCGAAAGCGGCGTGCCGGGAGAGCGCGGGCAGGCGGTCACCGGCCGACGGCAGGACAACCCGCTGCTGAAGCGCGGCGCGGTGGTGCTGGCCGTCATCGCATTTGTTGCCTTCGCGCTTTGGTCAATGCGAGACCGAGGGCCGCAGACCGAGAATGAGAAGCCGGAGCGCGTCGTCATCCGGCAGGCGACGGATTTTGAACCCGCCCGCCAGCCGGCGGCCCCGCCCGCCGCGCCGCAGGTGCAGTTGCCAACACCGGTCGTCGTCCCGCAAGCCGCGCCTGCGGAAGACCCGTTGCTCGATGCCGCCCGCCGCGCCCCCGTGATGGCGTTCGGCGCACAGCGGGGGCCACAGAACCGGCAACAAGCTTCCGGCGTTCCAGCTGACGCCAGCTCCAACTATGTGCCTCTGAACGGCAGGGGAGGGGGGTTCAATGGGCCCGGAGAGAACGAGGACCAGCGCTTCGGCCGCATGATGACGCCGACCCACCTTGAGGGGTCACGGGCGGGCACCCTGGGCAACCGGGACTTTATCATCGCCATGGGCACGTCGATCCCGTGCGTCCTCGAGACCGCCTTGTCCTCGGATCAGCCCGGCTTTGCCAGTTGCGTCATCAATCGCGACGTGCTCTCGGACAACGGCCGCGTTGTCATGATGGAGAAGGGCACGCAGGTCGTGGGCGAGTACCGTGGCGGCCTACGCCGCGGGCAGGCTCGGCTTTTCGTGCTGTGGAATCGGGCGAAGACACCGAAAGGCGTGATCATCACGCTTGCCTCGCCAGCGACCGACGCCTTGGGCCGGGCCGGCATGGACGGCTATGTCGACACGCATTGGTGGGAGCGCTTTGGCAGCGCTCTCCTGCTTTCGATTGTCGGCGATGCCGCCAACTACGCCCAAGGCCAGCTCCAGCAGGGCGACATCCAGGTCCAGAACAGCGCCAATGCCGGACAGCAGGCGGCCGCCATCGCGGTCGAGCAATCCATCAACATCCCGCCGACGCTGGAGAAGCACCAGGGCGAGTTGGTGTCGATCTTCGTCGCCCGGGACCTCGATTTCTCGGGTGTTTACGGCCTGCGCGTCATCGAGCCGCGCAAGACGATCTACGACCGCGGCGTGCTCGGAGACTTGAGCCGGCGCTCCAAGCTCGTCACGAAATAG
- a CDS encoding EexN family lipoprotein, producing MALFLMLPLAGCLEPGEGTRTVSDYLGDDALRAAQLAKCQENPGTLAETPNCKNATEANGKARLQRMNKALGG from the coding sequence GTGGCCCTGTTCCTGATGCTTCCTCTTGCCGGGTGCCTTGAGCCGGGGGAGGGGACCCGCACGGTCAGCGACTATCTCGGCGACGACGCCCTGCGCGCCGCGCAGCTGGCGAAGTGCCAGGAGAATCCGGGCACGCTCGCCGAGACGCCGAACTGCAAGAATGCGACCGAAGCCAACGGCAAAGCCCGCCTCCAGCGGATGAACAAGGCGCTCGGAGGGTAG
- a CDS encoding virB8 family protein, translated as MVTNDSLKSYFDKARRFDQDRLIRAERSVRIAWFVAIVASILAATAIAAVAGLTPLKTVQPFVVRVDNSTGIVDVVSALTSTAGTYDEAVTKYFAARYVRARESYVWSEAEENFRTVSLLSTQAEQQRFAALYRGSNPESPQNIYGRNATARISIVSISLINPHVVSVRYIRTVTRGEDVRTTHWVATLTFAYVNAPMSSTDRLVNPLGFVVSEYRADPEAIN; from the coding sequence ATGGTGACGAACGATAGCCTCAAGAGCTACTTCGACAAGGCGCGGCGCTTCGACCAGGATCGCTTGATTAGGGCGGAGCGCTCGGTGCGGATCGCCTGGTTCGTGGCAATCGTCGCTAGCATTCTCGCGGCCACAGCCATCGCCGCCGTCGCGGGCCTGACGCCGCTGAAGACGGTGCAGCCCTTTGTCGTCCGGGTAGATAACTCGACGGGCATTGTCGACGTGGTTTCAGCGCTGACCTCGACCGCGGGAACCTATGACGAGGCCGTCACCAAATACTTTGCTGCTCGATACGTTCGGGCTCGGGAGAGCTATGTCTGGAGCGAGGCGGAAGAGAATTTCCGCACCGTTTCCCTGCTGTCCACCCAGGCGGAGCAGCAGCGCTTCGCCGCGCTCTATCGCGGGAGCAATCCGGAGTCGCCGCAGAATATCTATGGGCGCAACGCCACCGCCCGGATCAGCATCGTCTCGATCTCGTTGATCAATCCGCATGTGGTGTCGGTCCGCTACATCCGCACGGTCACCCGCGGAGAGGATGTGCGCACCACCCACTGGGTGGCGACGCTGACCTTCGCCTATGTCAACGCGCCCATGTCCTCGACGGATCGCCTGGTCAATCCCCTCGGGTTCGTCGTGAGCGAATACCGGGCCGATCCGGAGGCCATCAATTGA
- the virB9 gene encoding P-type conjugative transfer protein VirB9, translating to MKRPALVSVLAWVCLVTSAYALETPTSAPQDNRVRFVDYEPYNITKIVGSLRSSVQVEFAVDEEIAHVALGNTVAWEVAPAGNILFLKPRENQPVTNISVVTTRRDGSTRSYQMELTVRDGSVASGQPTYFYVKFRYPADEAERRRQEAAARAQAARAGYADKVLTFHEQYGPRNWRYSAQGSAALEPEAVYDNGKLTTFAFTGNQEMPAIYMENSDGTESLVPKSVEGGLVLVQAISRKFILRRGGDVLCIFNEAYDQVGINPGTNTTSPSVERVVKPQAAPRAQ from the coding sequence TTGAAGCGCCCCGCTCTCGTCTCCGTCCTGGCCTGGGTCTGCCTTGTGACGTCCGCGTATGCACTGGAGACGCCCACCAGTGCGCCTCAGGACAACCGGGTCCGCTTCGTCGATTACGAGCCTTACAACATCACAAAGATCGTCGGCTCGCTGCGCTCGTCGGTTCAGGTCGAGTTCGCCGTGGACGAGGAAATCGCTCATGTGGCGCTCGGCAACACGGTGGCCTGGGAGGTCGCACCCGCCGGAAACATCCTGTTCCTGAAGCCGCGTGAGAACCAGCCGGTGACGAACATCTCTGTGGTGACGACGCGGCGCGATGGATCGACCCGCAGCTATCAGATGGAGCTCACCGTACGCGACGGCTCGGTCGCCTCGGGTCAGCCCACCTACTTCTATGTGAAGTTCCGCTATCCGGCCGACGAGGCGGAGCGCAGGCGCCAGGAAGCAGCTGCGCGGGCGCAGGCAGCCCGGGCCGGCTATGCCGACAAGGTGCTCACCTTCCACGAGCAATATGGCCCGCGAAACTGGCGCTATTCGGCGCAGGGCTCGGCCGCCCTCGAGCCCGAAGCGGTCTACGACAACGGCAAGCTCACGACCTTTGCCTTCACCGGCAATCAGGAGATGCCGGCGATCTACATGGAGAACTCGGACGGGACCGAGAGCCTCGTGCCGAAATCTGTCGAGGGCGGCCTGGTGCTCGTTCAGGCCATCAGCCGCAAGTTCATCCTGCGACGCGGCGGTGATGTGCTCTGCATCTTCAACGAGGCCTATGACCAGGTCGGGATCAACCCGGGCACCAACACGACATCTCCCTCGGTCGAGCGGGTCGTGAAGCCACAAGCGGCGCCCAGGGCGCAATAG